The sequence below is a genomic window from Acetobacter vaccinii.
GCGTACAGGCTGTGCCTGGCTGCCACTGCTGGCCATGGATGAAATTGCCAAGCGGCTGGAAATTCCCTCGATCCGTGTGTACGAGGTGGCCTCCTTCTACACAATGTTCAATACCCGGCCGATCGGGCGCTATCACCTGCAGGTCTGCACCACAACGCCGTGCTGGCTGCGTGGTTCTGATGATGTGGTGTCGGCCTGTCAAAAGGCAACGGGGATCAGCCATTTTGGTGAAACCAGCGAAGACGGCCTGTTTACATTGACCGAGGTTGAATGCTTGGGCGCATGCGCTAATGCCCCGATCCTTCAGGTTGATGATGATTTTTACGAAGACATGACCGCAGACAGCACGGAAAAACTGATTGCTGAACT
It includes:
- the nuoE gene encoding NADH-quinone oxidoreductase subunit NuoE, coding for MNSVWTSPQQPEDFVFDTDSEAEIAGVLAKYPAERKASAVMPMLYIAQRQMGRRTGCAWLPLLAMDEIAKRLEIPSIRVYEVASFYTMFNTRPIGRYHLQVCTTTPCWLRGSDDVVSACQKATGISHFGETSEDGLFTLTEVECLGACANAPILQVDDDFYEDMTADSTEKLIAELRAGRRPTPGSAVNRLASAPEGGCKTLLAVSATSDKQ